A genomic stretch from Sphingomonas faeni includes:
- a CDS encoding M20 metallopeptidase family protein: MSLDFESTTDWAPTDWTAVGEDSLDDAITLRRAIHADPEVGLHCPRTSDKVKAALAGLPLEIREGTSTTGFVAILRGGRGGTAGGNGRTVLLRGDMDALPMQEETGLPFASKIDGAMHACGHDSHTAMLVGAAKALCARRDELPGTVVFMFQPGEEGHHGARHMIADGLLDSPLPEAGFALHISPNMPMGHVVSRAGTLMASTDTLRATITGRGGHAAMPHDCLDPLPIACEIVTALQTYVARQVAVTDPAVLSITKLHAGSVHNVIPSTVEMLGTMRTLSERTREQVRAAFIRMVEGIAAAHGAVGTPTIEEGYPVTVNDERATDLMKACATAIGGEGAYQVMPPMMGAEDFSYVLQKLPGAMAFIGAAPEGSDPRTNPPLHNTKMTIDERVMAHGIAMHCAVAERFLANGFD; this comes from the coding sequence ATGTCCCTCGATTTCGAATCCACCACCGACTGGGCCCCGACCGACTGGACTGCCGTCGGCGAAGACAGTCTTGACGACGCGATCACGCTCCGCCGCGCGATCCACGCCGATCCCGAAGTCGGTCTCCACTGCCCCCGCACCTCCGACAAGGTGAAAGCCGCCCTCGCCGGCCTTCCGCTGGAGATCCGCGAAGGCACCTCCACCACCGGCTTCGTCGCGATCCTGCGTGGCGGGCGCGGCGGCACTGCTGGGGGTAACGGGCGCACGGTATTGTTGCGCGGCGACATGGACGCGCTTCCGATGCAGGAGGAAACCGGCTTGCCGTTCGCGTCCAAAATCGACGGCGCGATGCACGCCTGCGGTCATGACTCGCACACGGCGATGCTGGTCGGCGCGGCCAAGGCACTGTGTGCGCGCCGCGACGAACTGCCCGGCACGGTCGTCTTCATGTTCCAGCCCGGCGAGGAGGGGCATCACGGCGCGCGCCACATGATCGCCGACGGCCTGCTCGACTCGCCGCTGCCCGAGGCTGGGTTCGCGCTTCACATCTCGCCCAACATGCCGATGGGTCATGTCGTCAGCCGTGCGGGCACGCTGATGGCTTCGACCGACACGTTGCGGGCGACGATCACCGGGCGCGGCGGCCACGCCGCAATGCCGCACGACTGCCTCGATCCGCTGCCGATCGCCTGCGAGATCGTTACCGCCTTGCAGACCTATGTCGCTCGGCAGGTGGCGGTGACCGACCCTGCGGTGCTGTCGATCACGAAGCTCCACGCAGGTTCGGTGCACAACGTCATTCCGTCGACCGTCGAGATGCTCGGCACGATGCGGACGCTTTCGGAGCGCACGCGGGAGCAAGTCCGTGCGGCGTTCATTCGCATGGTCGAGGGCATCGCCGCCGCGCATGGCGCGGTCGGGACGCCGACGATCGAGGAGGGCTATCCGGTGACGGTCAACGACGAGCGTGCCACCGACCTGATGAAGGCGTGCGCGACCGCGATCGGCGGCGAGGGTGCCTATCAGGTGATGCCGCCGATGATGGGCGCGGAGGACTTCTCGTACGTGCTTCAGAAGCTGCCGGGTGCGATGGCGTTTATCGGCGCGGCGCCCGAGGGCAGCGATCCGCGAACCAATCCGCCGCTCCACAATACGAAGATGACGATCGACGAGCGCGTGATGGCGCACGGTATCGCGATGCACTGCGCGGTGGCGGAGCGGTTTCTAGCGAATGGGTTCGACTGA
- a CDS encoding helicase HerA-like domain-containing protein, with amino-acid sequence MSDGIFIGASVDGTPQTLELKRANRHGLIAGATGTGKTVTLQGIIEGFSANGVPCFVADVKGDLSGLAMAGSPTAKTHATFAERAKAIGDDSWAYADNPVQFWDLFGEQGHPIRTTISEMGPLLLARLMDLNEVQEGVLTIAFHVADKEGLLLIDLDDLQAMLTECAGRADELTVTYGNVSKQSIGAIQRSLLQLRTQGAENFFGEPALEMNDFIGVDDKGRGIVNILAADRLMALPKLYATFLLWLMSELFEHLPEVGDLDKPVLCFFFDEAHLLFDEAPKALLEKIEQVVRLIRSKGVGVYFITQNPIDVPDTVAGQLGNRVQHALRAFTPRDQAAVRSAAETFRANPGVDVATIITELKVGEALVSLLQADGAPTPVERTLIKPPASRVGPITSAERKVMIETDAIGAKYDTLVDRESAEELLAAKTQEASAAAAEAKATTEAEKVAAAQAKADAKAAKEAERARVADRREADRQQREADREAANSPWTKMASSATRAASSSIGRQVANEIGKQVFGTKARRSSSSGGLVGTVLRGVLGGLFRG; translated from the coding sequence ATGAGCGACGGCATCTTCATCGGCGCGAGCGTGGACGGCACGCCGCAGACGCTCGAACTGAAGCGCGCCAACCGCCACGGCCTGATCGCGGGCGCGACCGGTACCGGCAAGACGGTGACGTTGCAGGGGATCATCGAGGGCTTCTCCGCGAACGGCGTGCCGTGCTTCGTCGCCGACGTGAAGGGCGACCTGTCGGGGCTCGCAATGGCCGGCTCGCCGACCGCGAAGACGCATGCGACGTTTGCCGAGCGGGCCAAGGCGATCGGTGACGACAGCTGGGCCTATGCCGACAACCCCGTGCAGTTCTGGGACCTGTTCGGGGAGCAGGGCCATCCCATCCGCACCACGATCAGCGAAATGGGGCCCCTGCTGCTGGCGCGGCTGATGGACCTGAACGAGGTACAGGAGGGCGTGCTGACGATCGCCTTCCACGTGGCCGACAAGGAAGGGCTGCTGCTGATCGATCTCGACGATCTCCAGGCGATGCTGACCGAGTGCGCGGGGCGGGCGGACGAGCTGACGGTGACGTACGGCAACGTCTCGAAGCAGTCGATCGGTGCGATCCAGCGCTCGCTGCTCCAGTTGCGCACGCAGGGCGCGGAGAATTTCTTCGGCGAGCCCGCGCTGGAGATGAACGATTTCATCGGCGTGGATGATAAGGGACGGGGGATCGTCAACATCCTCGCCGCCGACAGGTTGATGGCCTTGCCGAAGCTGTATGCGACGTTCCTGCTGTGGCTGATGAGCGAGCTGTTCGAGCATCTCCCCGAGGTCGGCGATCTCGACAAGCCGGTGCTGTGCTTCTTTTTCGACGAGGCGCATCTGCTGTTCGACGAGGCGCCGAAAGCGCTGCTGGAGAAGATCGAACAGGTCGTCCGCCTGATCCGCTCGAAGGGGGTGGGTGTGTATTTCATCACGCAGAACCCGATCGACGTTCCCGACACGGTGGCGGGGCAGCTCGGCAACCGCGTCCAGCATGCGCTGCGTGCGTTCACGCCGCGTGATCAGGCGGCGGTGCGATCTGCGGCGGAGACGTTTCGCGCGAACCCCGGCGTCGACGTTGCGACGATCATCACCGAGCTTAAGGTGGGCGAGGCGCTGGTGTCGCTGCTTCAGGCGGACGGCGCACCGACCCCGGTCGAGCGCACGCTGATCAAGCCGCCAGCCTCGCGCGTGGGGCCGATCACGTCGGCCGAGCGGAAGGTGATGATCGAGACCGATGCGATCGGCGCGAAATACGACACGCTGGTCGATCGCGAGTCGGCGGAGGAGTTGCTCGCGGCTAAGACGCAGGAAGCTAGCGCGGCTGCGGCCGAGGCGAAGGCGACGACCGAGGCGGAGAAGGTTGCGGCGGCGCAGGCTAAGGCTGATGCGAAGGCGGCGAAAGAGGCGGAACGCGCTCGGGTTGCGGATCGGCGCGAGGCGGATCGCCAACAGCGTGAAGCCGACCGCGAGGCGGCGAACTCGCCCTGGACCAAGATGGCATCGTCAGCGACACGCGCCGCCAGCTCGTCGATCGGCCGGCAGGTGGCGAACGAGATCGGCAAGCAGGTGTTCGGCACTAAGGCGCGGCGGTCGTCGTCGAGCGGTGGCTTGGTGGGCACAGTCCTGCGCGGGGTTTTAGGCGGCCTCTTCCGGGGTTAG
- a CDS encoding Do family serine endopeptidase, with product MRYAYAITSALLLGGATATLALQPSGAQVAQNEPGAIQAVSPKPGAPMSFADMVARLQPAVVNISTKQTIVQKQQANPFAGTPFGDLFGGMGGGGAPGAPPVKREGASLGSGFLISPDGYVVTNNHVISPGAQGATVDSITVTLSDKKEYVAKVIGKDQESDLALLKIDAANLPFVKFGDSNGARVGDWVVAIGEPFGLGGTVTAGIVSAINRVTGQGGAYDRFIQTDASINQGNSGGPMFDLNGNVIGVNSQIFSQSGGNIGIGFAIPAAVAKPIIATFMKGGTIERGYIGVQLQPGGTINEDTAAALGIAKNQGELINDVTAGGPAAKAGVRAGDVVTKVNGQVVTVDQSLSYLVSNVKPGQTARLDILRNGKPVVANVVVVPRPSADKLAATLGGDAQGFGTDDGDDGDDSATPAAPTAGAALGIGVQPLTPAIAQAVGVEPSTQGVVIAVVAQTSDAFGKLKRGDVVISVNGTPVRTAVDVQNAVNVAKSAGRPQVLLQVKRGRGPAQFLPVKIK from the coding sequence GTGCGTTACGCCTACGCCATTACCAGTGCTCTTCTCCTCGGCGGCGCGACCGCGACGCTCGCGCTCCAGCCGAGCGGCGCGCAGGTCGCCCAGAACGAACCCGGTGCGATCCAGGCCGTCTCGCCGAAACCCGGCGCGCCGATGAGCTTCGCCGACATGGTCGCGCGGCTCCAGCCCGCGGTCGTCAACATCTCGACCAAGCAGACGATCGTCCAGAAGCAGCAGGCCAATCCGTTCGCGGGCACGCCGTTCGGCGACCTGTTCGGCGGCATGGGTGGCGGCGGCGCGCCGGGTGCCCCCCCGGTGAAGCGCGAAGGCGCTTCGCTCGGCTCGGGCTTCCTGATTTCGCCGGACGGCTATGTCGTTACGAACAACCACGTGATCTCGCCGGGCGCGCAGGGCGCGACGGTGGATTCGATCACGGTGACGCTCAGCGACAAGAAGGAATATGTCGCCAAGGTCATCGGCAAGGATCAGGAATCCGATCTCGCATTGCTGAAGATCGATGCGGCGAACCTGCCGTTCGTGAAGTTCGGCGATTCGAACGGCGCGCGCGTCGGCGACTGGGTCGTCGCGATCGGCGAGCCGTTCGGCCTCGGCGGCACCGTCACCGCAGGCATCGTCTCGGCGATCAACCGCGTCACAGGCCAGGGCGGCGCGTATGACCGCTTCATCCAGACCGACGCATCGATCAATCAGGGCAATTCGGGTGGACCGATGTTCGATCTGAACGGCAACGTGATCGGCGTGAACTCGCAGATCTTCAGCCAGTCGGGCGGCAATATCGGCATCGGCTTCGCGATCCCCGCGGCCGTTGCCAAGCCGATTATCGCCACCTTCATGAAGGGTGGCACGATCGAGCGGGGCTATATCGGCGTCCAGCTGCAGCCGGGCGGCACGATCAACGAAGATACCGCCGCGGCACTTGGTATCGCCAAGAACCAGGGCGAACTGATCAACGACGTGACGGCCGGCGGCCCGGCGGCAAAGGCCGGCGTGCGGGCTGGCGACGTCGTTACCAAGGTCAACGGCCAGGTCGTGACCGTCGACCAGTCGCTGTCCTACCTCGTCTCGAACGTGAAGCCCGGTCAGACGGCGCGTCTCGACATCCTGCGCAACGGCAAGCCGGTGGTTGCGAACGTGGTCGTCGTACCGCGTCCGAGCGCCGACAAGCTCGCCGCGACGTTGGGTGGCGATGCGCAGGGATTCGGTACCGACGACGGCGATGACGGTGATGATTCCGCAACGCCGGCCGCACCGACGGCAGGCGCAGCGCTCGGGATCGGCGTCCAGCCGCTGACCCCGGCGATCGCCCAGGCGGTCGGCGTCGAGCCGAGCACTCAGGGCGTGGTCATCGCCGTGGTCGCGCAGACCAGCGATGCGTTCGGTAAGCTGAAGCGTGGCGACGTCGTCATCTCGGTCAACGGCACGCCCGTTCGTACTGCGGTCGACGTTCAGAATGCGGTCAATGTCGCGAAGTCTGCCGGTCGCCCGCAGGTCCTGTTGCAGGTCAAGCGCGGACGTGGCCCGGCGCAGTTCCTGCCGGTCAAGATCAAGTAA
- the hflC gene encoding protease modulator HflC, which translates to MNAVSFRNPIFAGIVALLLVILAAATFSIVPETKQAVILRFGQPIRTVNAWQPNTAFGQTGAGLIARIPFVDRIVWIDKRVQDLELDNTLVLSTDQLRLEVDAYARYRIVDPRKMRNAVGSEDRIPDQLRPILGSALRNELGKRRFVELLSPERSELMDNIQKGLQRVASQYGVEIVDVRIKQANLPVGLPLESALKRMSSARQQEAITIRAEGQKQAQIVRAQADADSAKIYAESFGKDADFYDFYRAMQSYRHTFGADGGPAPEGSTSIILSPNNSYLREFEGRGR; encoded by the coding sequence GTGAACGCCGTGAGTTTCCGTAACCCGATCTTCGCCGGGATCGTCGCGCTGCTGCTGGTGATCCTCGCTGCAGCGACGTTTTCGATCGTGCCTGAGACGAAGCAGGCGGTGATCCTGCGCTTCGGCCAGCCGATCCGTACCGTCAACGCTTGGCAGCCCAACACCGCGTTCGGCCAGACCGGCGCCGGCCTGATCGCGCGCATCCCGTTCGTCGACCGGATCGTCTGGATCGACAAGCGCGTGCAGGATCTGGAACTCGACAACACGTTGGTGCTGTCGACCGATCAGCTCCGTCTCGAAGTCGATGCGTATGCGCGCTACCGGATCGTCGATCCGCGGAAGATGCGGAATGCGGTCGGCAGCGAGGACCGTATCCCCGATCAGCTTCGCCCGATCCTTGGCTCGGCGCTGCGTAACGAGCTCGGCAAGCGGCGCTTCGTCGAACTGCTGAGCCCCGAGCGGTCCGAACTGATGGACAACATCCAGAAGGGGCTTCAGCGCGTCGCCAGCCAGTACGGCGTCGAGATCGTGGACGTTCGGATCAAGCAGGCGAACCTGCCCGTCGGCCTGCCGCTCGAGAGCGCGCTCAAGCGCATGTCGAGCGCACGCCAGCAGGAAGCGATCACGATCCGTGCCGAGGGGCAGAAGCAGGCGCAGATCGTTCGTGCGCAGGCCGATGCGGATTCGGCGAAGATCTATGCCGAGAGCTTCGGCAAGGACGCCGATTTCTACGACTTCTACCGTGCGATGCAGTCGTATCGGCACACGTTCGGCGCGGATGGCGGTCCGGCTCCGGAAGGATCGACTTCGATCATTCTTTCGCCGAACAACAGTTATCTGAGGGAATTTGAGGGCCGCGGGCGTTGA
- the hflK gene encoding protease modulator HflK — protein sequence MTIFSRWFRRPDILATETPKGPWGGSGDDGNPGPRNPWALPPGGRKPAAKPTALDEFLRKARGSGGGGGGNGGFGGLPSGANARALWAIGVAIIAVVWILFTSVHQIGPQQRGVVTYFGKYAGTLDPGVRLTMPAPIADVTVVDVQKIRTDNFPVGEGENLTLTGDQNIIDLAYSVRWDIADPRDYVFQLAEPNATVRAAAESAMRAVVATTTLDQAIGTGRTVIEQRVAEMTQQILNDYKSGVRIQGVAIKQAAAPARIVEDFNAVTAAQQEAIANLNQSRSYAQQVVARAQGEAASFDKVYEQYRLAPEVTRRRMYYETMEAVLAKSDKTIVETPGGVVPYLPLSNAKRLPNPEAVQSTPAPAAAAAAPQSGAAQ from the coding sequence ATGACGATCTTCTCGCGCTGGTTCCGGCGCCCCGATATCCTCGCCACCGAAACACCGAAAGGCCCTTGGGGCGGCTCGGGCGACGACGGTAACCCTGGTCCGCGCAATCCCTGGGCCCTGCCGCCCGGTGGTCGCAAACCTGCGGCCAAGCCGACTGCGCTCGATGAGTTTCTGCGGAAAGCGCGTGGCTCGGGCGGCGGGGGCGGCGGCAATGGCGGCTTCGGTGGGCTGCCGTCGGGCGCCAATGCCCGTGCGCTCTGGGCGATCGGCGTCGCTATCATCGCGGTCGTCTGGATCCTGTTCACTTCGGTCCACCAGATCGGCCCACAGCAACGCGGCGTCGTCACTTATTTCGGTAAATATGCCGGTACGCTCGATCCAGGCGTTCGCCTCACGATGCCTGCGCCGATCGCCGACGTGACGGTGGTCGACGTGCAGAAGATCCGTACCGACAACTTCCCCGTCGGCGAAGGCGAGAACCTGACGCTGACCGGCGACCAGAACATCATCGACCTTGCCTATTCGGTGCGCTGGGACATCGCCGATCCGCGCGATTACGTGTTCCAGCTCGCTGAGCCGAACGCGACCGTCCGCGCCGCTGCCGAGAGCGCGATGCGTGCGGTGGTTGCGACGACGACGCTCGACCAGGCGATCGGCACGGGGCGCACGGTGATCGAACAGCGCGTCGCGGAGATGACGCAGCAGATTCTCAACGACTACAAGTCGGGCGTCCGTATCCAGGGCGTCGCGATCAAGCAGGCGGCTGCGCCCGCGCGGATCGTCGAGGACTTCAACGCCGTGACCGCCGCGCAGCAGGAGGCGATCGCCAACCTCAACCAGTCGCGCTCCTATGCGCAGCAAGTCGTGGCCCGTGCGCAGGGTGAGGCCGCGTCGTTCGACAAGGTCTACGAGCAGTATCGCCTCGCGCCTGAAGTGACGCGCCGCCGTATGTATTACGAGACGATGGAGGCGGTGCTCGCCAAGAGCGACAAGACGATCGTCGAGACGCCGGGCGGGGTGGTGCCGTACCTGCCATTGTCGAACGCCAAGCGCTTGCCGAACCCGGAGGCTGTGCAGTCGACGCCAGCGCCTGCCGCGGCGGCGGCTGCCCCCCAGTCTGGAGCTGCCCAGTGA
- a CDS encoding Mrp/NBP35 family ATP-binding protein: protein MIDIEAVKAAVAAVAGKRATVRLEGTRAGIIIDATGLDLQARDALEATVRMAATQPGVTEVRIAVTAERSTRRLIAVASGKGGVGKSTLAANLAIAMSRAGRRVGLVDADIYGPSQPRLMNVEGTRPTAKDKVLDPVPTPYGVPLLSMGQLVEPGKAIAWRGPMAAGALGQLVEADWGLTDTLVLDLPPGTGDVQLTMVQKYRPAGAVIVSTPQDLALIDARRAIDLFEKAGIPIIGLVENMAGYICPHCGEASDPFGNGGAEAAARELGIPFLGRVPLTISIRTASDAGTPPASNPDDTVFMPIAAQVVAWLGKL from the coding sequence ATGATCGATATCGAAGCGGTAAAGGCGGCGGTTGCCGCAGTGGCGGGCAAGCGGGCAACCGTCCGGCTGGAGGGAACACGGGCCGGCATCATCATCGATGCGACCGGGCTCGACCTGCAGGCGCGCGATGCGCTGGAGGCAACCGTGCGGATGGCCGCGACGCAGCCCGGCGTGACCGAAGTGCGGATCGCGGTGACCGCCGAACGCTCGACCCGCCGCCTGATCGCGGTCGCCAGCGGCAAGGGCGGCGTCGGCAAATCGACGCTCGCCGCCAATCTCGCCATCGCGATGTCGCGCGCCGGTCGCCGCGTCGGGCTGGTCGACGCCGACATCTATGGCCCGTCCCAGCCACGCCTGATGAACGTCGAGGGCACCCGCCCGACCGCGAAGGACAAAGTGCTCGACCCCGTCCCGACCCCGTACGGCGTACCGCTTCTGTCGATGGGCCAGCTCGTCGAGCCCGGCAAGGCGATCGCCTGGCGCGGGCCGATGGCGGCGGGTGCGCTCGGCCAGCTGGTCGAGGCGGACTGGGGCCTGACCGATACGCTCGTACTCGACCTGCCGCCCGGGACTGGCGACGTCCAGCTGACGATGGTCCAGAAATATCGCCCGGCGGGCGCGGTGATCGTCTCGACTCCGCAGGATCTCGCGCTAATCGACGCGCGACGGGCGATCGACCTGTTCGAGAAGGCCGGCATCCCGATCATCGGGCTCGTCGAGAACATGGCCGGCTATATCTGTCCGCATTGCGGCGAGGCGTCGGACCCGTTCGGCAATGGCGGTGCGGAGGCGGCGGCGCGCGAACTCGGCATCCCGTTCCTCGGTCGCGTACCGCTGACGATCTCGATCCGCACCGCGTCCGATGCGGGGACGCCGCCGGCTTCGAACCCCGACGATACTGTGTTCATGCCGATTGCGGCTCAGGTCGTCGCATGGCTCGGAAAACTTTGA
- a CDS encoding CoA-binding protein has translation MPLTADADIKDLLEGARTIAMIGASDRPDRPSYGVMAKLQAHGYRVIPVNPQITGEHIHGEFVFRDLSQLGDPIDIVDVFRNSAAAGEAVDQAIAAGAKAVWMQLGVVNDEAAARAEAAGLKVVMDRCPAIDIPRLGVAKIEQ, from the coding sequence ATGCCGTTGACCGCCGATGCCGACATCAAAGACTTGCTCGAAGGCGCACGGACGATCGCGATGATTGGCGCGTCCGATCGCCCGGACCGCCCTTCCTACGGCGTGATGGCCAAGCTTCAGGCACACGGCTACCGCGTGATCCCGGTCAATCCGCAGATCACCGGCGAGCATATCCACGGCGAGTTCGTGTTCCGCGACTTGTCGCAGCTCGGCGACCCGATCGACATCGTCGATGTCTTCCGCAACTCGGCTGCGGCCGGCGAAGCCGTCGATCAGGCAATCGCAGCGGGCGCGAAGGCCGTCTGGATGCAGTTGGGCGTCGTTAACGACGAAGCAGCGGCGCGCGCAGAGGCTGCGGGGCTGAAGGTCGTCATGGACCGGTGCCCCGCCATCGACATCCCCAGGCTCGGGGTCGCCAAGATCGAGCAATGA
- a CDS encoding homoserine dehydrogenase, with protein sequence MSEPLRVALAGLGTVGGGVIRLLDANRELIARRAGREIEIVAVSARDRGKDRGVDLSRFAWVDDTTALAKQPGADVVVELIGGSDGPALTLARSTLGAGRSFVTANKAMIAHHGLELAQAAEGAGVALKFEAAVAGGIPVIKGLREGAAANEIARVYGILNGTCNFILSKMESEGRDFAEVLAEAQALGFAESDPSFDIDGVDAAHKLSILAAVAFGTQPAFGDVAIGGIRHLLGADIAEAAALGYRVRLLGLAEAGADGLFQRVHPHLVPIDHPLAHVTGSLNAVVAEGNFVGRLLFQGAGAGDGPTASAVVADLIDIARGEFGPPFAMPVVSLTAAPKADSGERRGRAYLRFTVADRVGVLAEIAAAMRDAGVSIESLIQRGAIADGSVLVAIVTHESPERSIAQALEKLRGSQSLVGQPMWMHILD encoded by the coding sequence ATGAGCGAACCATTGCGCGTAGCCCTGGCCGGGCTGGGGACTGTAGGCGGCGGGGTGATCCGGCTGCTCGATGCGAACCGCGAGTTGATTGCGCGGCGGGCCGGGCGCGAGATCGAGATCGTTGCGGTTTCGGCGCGTGATCGGGGCAAGGATCGCGGCGTCGATCTGTCGCGGTTCGCGTGGGTCGACGACACCACCGCACTGGCGAAGCAGCCGGGGGCGGATGTCGTGGTCGAGCTGATCGGTGGTTCCGATGGTCCGGCGTTGACGTTGGCGCGAAGCACGCTGGGCGCGGGGCGGAGTTTCGTCACCGCGAACAAGGCGATGATCGCGCATCACGGGCTCGAACTCGCGCAGGCAGCTGAAGGGGCGGGCGTCGCGCTGAAGTTCGAGGCGGCGGTTGCGGGCGGCATCCCGGTAATCAAGGGGCTTCGCGAGGGTGCAGCGGCGAACGAGATCGCCCGCGTCTATGGTATCCTCAACGGCACCTGCAATTTCATCCTGTCGAAGATGGAGTCGGAAGGTCGCGACTTTGCCGAGGTGCTGGCCGAGGCGCAGGCGCTCGGGTTTGCGGAATCCGATCCGAGCTTCGACATCGACGGCGTCGATGCGGCGCACAAGTTGTCGATCCTGGCCGCGGTCGCGTTTGGGACGCAGCCGGCGTTCGGCGACGTCGCGATCGGCGGTATTCGCCATCTGCTGGGCGCGGACATCGCCGAAGCGGCGGCGCTGGGGTATCGCGTGCGGCTGCTCGGGTTGGCGGAAGCGGGGGCGGACGGGCTGTTCCAGCGCGTGCATCCGCATCTCGTGCCGATCGATCATCCGCTGGCGCACGTCACCGGATCGCTCAACGCGGTCGTGGCAGAGGGCAATTTCGTCGGCCGCCTGCTGTTCCAGGGTGCCGGTGCCGGCGATGGACCGACGGCAAGCGCCGTGGTGGCCGACCTGATCGACATCGCGCGGGGCGAGTTCGGGCCGCCGTTCGCGATGCCGGTGGTGTCGCTCACGGCGGCGCCGAAGGCGGACAGCGGCGAGCGGCGTGGTCGCGCGTATTTGCGCTTTACCGTTGCGGACCGGGTCGGGGTGCTGGCGGAGATCGCGGCGGCGATGCGTGACGCGGGCGTCTCGATCGAGAGCCTGATCCAGCGGGGGGCGATTGCGGATGGCAGCGTGCTGGTGGCGATCGTCACGCATGAAAGCCCGGAGCGGTCGATTGCGCAGGCGCTGGAGAAGCTGCGTGGGTCGCAGAGTCTGGTGGGGCAGCCGATGTGGATGCATATTCTGGATTGA